CGTTCCAGGAGTGTGAAGCCATCGAGGAGGAGATCGCGGCGCTCAAGGTGGCCTACGAGCATTACTTCATGGGCAACGAGCGCGTCCCTCCAACGCGGCAGTACGAGGACCTGAAGAAGCGCGTGATGCGGCTCAAGAGCAGCTTCGTGCGCAACACCTCGGCGAAGTTCCGCGTGCAGAGCATCCACGGCAAGTTCACCACCTACGAGCGGCTGTGGCAGCGCACGATTCAGGAGATCGAGAACGGCACCTACAAGCGGGACGTGGCCAAGGCCCGTCGCCGCAATGACAAGAAGTCGGGCTCCGACAGGCCGCGCACCCACGGCTCGCTGGAGTTGCCCGACGATGAGCTGGACTCGCTGGACGGGCCCGTGCGCGGCGTGCCGTCGGTGGCCCCGTTGGTGCCGTCGGTGGCACCCCTGGTGCCGTCGGTGGCGCCGGTGGCGCCCGCGGTCAAGCCCCTGGTGCCCTCCGTGGCGCCCGTCATTCCGGCCATCGCGCCCCTGGTGCCGTCGGTGGCGCCCGCGGTCAAGCCCCTGGTGCCCTCCGTGGCGCCCGTGGCGGCCCGTCCCGCGGCGCCTCCCCGTGTCGCTCCGCCCGCGGCGCGTCCCGCCGCCGCGTCCGGCTCGAACGACCTGTCCGACGCCCGGCTCAAGTCCGTGTACGACGCCTACGTGGCGGCCAAGCGCAACAACAAGGAGGACACCTCCAAGATGAGCTACGACTCCGTGGCCGCCTCGCTGCGCAAGCAGGTGCCGGAGTTGATGAAGCAGCACAAGGCGAGCTCGGTGGAGTTCAAGGTCGTCATCAAGGATGGCAAGGCCGTGCTCAAGGCCGTGCCCAAGTAGGCGCCCGCGCGGATGAACCAGGACCTCGAGTCGCTCAAGGCGCGGGTGAGCGGGCTGTCGGTGATGATCTTCGACATCGACGGCACGCTCACGGACGGACGCATCTTCTGGGTGCCCAACTCGGGCTGGACGCAGATGTACAGCGTGCGCGACGGCATGGGCATCAAGCGGCTGCAGGAGGCGGGCCTGGAGGTGGCGGCCATCTCCGGCGGGGACAGCCTCTCGGCGCAGATGCGGATGCAGTCGCTGGGCATCAAGCACGTGCACTTCGGCAGTCAGGACAAGGTGGCGCACTTCGAGACGCTGCTGGAGCTGCTCAAGGTGACGCCGGAGCGGTGTGGCTACATGGGGGACGAGCTGGTGGATCTGCCGCTGCTCCAGGCGGTGGGCTTCTCGGCGGCGCCCCCCGAGGCCCCGGACGAGGTGCGCTCCCGGGTGCACTATGTCGCGCAGCGGGCGGCGGGCTTCGGCGCGGCGCGTGAGGTGTGTGAGTTCATCCTCCGACACCGCCGTGTGCCCTGACTCTGTCGGGTGTTGAGCCTTCTCCCCTCCCAAAACGCCCACCCGTCGCACGAAGTGGTTCCCCCCAGGCGAGCGCATCCCTAGGTTGCGCGCCGCGCGAGGGCCCCCGTGGGCCCTGGCGGACGCGAACGGGCATTGGACCGGACAACCCGAGGTGGGAGATGGCTGGAGGGACACGACGCTGGAGGCTCGCGGGGGCGATGGTGGTGCTCTGGATGGCGAGCGGATGCGTGGTCGACTTCCCCCAGGACGAGGCCCAGGCGCGGCTCGCGCTGCTCGAGGAGGAGGATCGGCGCATGGACGCGGCGTTCGACGCCGTGGAGGTCCGGCTGCTGGGCAATCAGGCCCGCATGCACCTGTGGCAGGAGCTGGAGCAGCGGCACGGCCAGGTGTCCGCCATCCAGTGCCAGGTGTCGGAGGATCATCTGCGGGGCATGGCGAACCTGCTGAAGCGGCAGGAGGAGAAGGCGCGTGCTCAACGCGTGGCGTCAGCGGGCACGGTCCTCTCCTCGGCCTTCCAGGGAGCGATGAGCCGCTAGGCCCCTGGCGGGTGTCGAGTGCGTGACGGAGCGGCCGAATCCGGCTAGAACTCCGGCCCCGTGAGAACCCGGATCACAGCGCTCATCCTCGCCACCGTGACCGGGCTCGCGGGCTGTGGCCCCTCCGACTCCGAGGCGTGCAAGCCCGTGAGCGTGCTCGATGCTCAGGGCGGGGCCTACCGCTGTGTCGCCTCCGAGGACTGTCCGCGTTCGCCGACCATGACGTTGTGCGTGAGGGACATTCCGGGCCCCTTGGAATGCATCCGTTGTCTGGACACCTACTGTGTCCGCGTCCCGCCGGAGACCTGCTAGTGCGGCGTTCCCTTCTCCTCCTGGCCCTCGTGCTCGCCCCGGGTTGCTCCCGAGACGGCGCCACCGATCACCTGCAGCGCGCCCGCGACTCCGTCTACGAGAAGCGTCCCGACGAGGCGCTCGTGGAGTACCGCAAGGCGCTGGATGCGCTGCGGATGGATGACTCCCCCCAGGCCCCGGTGCTCCGGGCGCGCGCGCTCAAGGGCGCCGCGGACGTGTACTGGCTGGAGCTGCGCAAGGTGAAGGAGGCGGTGAGCGTCTACAAGGAGCTCATCACCCAGTGTCCCGAGTCTCCCGAGGCCCAGGAGTCCCGGGTGGTGCTCGCCGAGCTGCTGCGGGTGCACTTCCGCGACCCCCGCGGCGCCATTGATCAGCTCACCGCCGCGCTCGCGCGCAATCCGCCCCAGGGCGCCGAGCTGCACTACCAGGTGGCCAAGCTGTACTTCGAGCTGCAGGACTACAGCCAGTGCGTGCTCGAGTCGCGCAAGCTGGTCGAGCGCTTCGCCACCAGCGCCTTCGTGGACGACGCGCTCTTCCTCCAGGCCCAGGCGCTGCACATGCAGTCGGTCCAGGGCTCCCCGAGCACCGCCGAGGTGCAGCGCTTCCGGCAGGAGGCCTCGCTCGCCTACGCGGATCTGCTCACGCGCTTTGGCGACTCGGAGCTGGCCCCGCACGCCATGTTCGAGGCGGGCAAGCTCAAGGCCGAGGCGGGTGACAACGAGAAGGCCATCGAGATGTGGGTGCAGGCCCTCAAGAGCCACCCGGATCCGTCCATGGTGCAGGACGCCATCGCCCGGGCGCGCCGCCGCCTCGCCGCGACGACGCCGGAGAACATCGGCTCGCGCGTGTCGGCCTTCGCCAAGGTCCCCGCGCGGCCCGCGCGCACCTCGGTGGAGGCGGTGGGCGGCTCGGCCGAGGAGGCTGCGAGGGATCACGGCGACTGAGCTCGCCGGCGACGCCCTCCCGCTTCACCTTCGCGTCCACGCCGTCGAGGAACACGCGTGTGTCATCCGGCGCGAGCACACTTCCCTGGAAAGCGTTCCCACCCGTCCCCTGGGAGAGAGCCGGGGTGGGGGACTTCCCCCGGATACCCCCACCCCGGCCCTCGTTCAGCGTACCGGCCCGGCCTCCTGCTGAAATCGGTGGAGGTCCAGTGCTCTCGCTCGACCGCGGCGTCCTCGTGGACGCGGGGAGCGGGAGAGCTCGCCGGTGCTGCCCGTTCCAGTGCCGCGCGCTCAGGCGGAGCTCATTCCTGGTATCGTGGAATTTTTCCTTCTGCTTATAACAAAGACTCCGAGTGTAAGCAGAGATAATTTGTAAACGACCGCACGTTGAGAATCAAGCGATCCACCTGGAGTGAAGGGGGCCGGGAGGAGGGGGTCGCGTGGTATGG
Above is a window of Cystobacter fuscus DNA encoding:
- a CDS encoding KdsC family phosphatase, translating into MNQDLESLKARVSGLSVMIFDIDGTLTDGRIFWVPNSGWTQMYSVRDGMGIKRLQEAGLEVAAISGGDSLSAQMRMQSLGIKHVHFGSQDKVAHFETLLELLKVTPERCGYMGDELVDLPLLQAVGFSAAPPEAPDEVRSRVHYVAQRAAGFGAAREVCEFILRHRRVP
- a CDS encoding MXAN_5187 C-terminal domain-containing protein encodes the protein MAYESAKSSTKNQATKVGTSAKSAAKLAATSGDTKSGMPAMSGSEVTFQECEAIEEEIAALKVAYEHYFMGNERVPPTRQYEDLKKRVMRLKSSFVRNTSAKFRVQSIHGKFTTYERLWQRTIQEIENGTYKRDVAKARRRNDKKSGSDRPRTHGSLELPDDELDSLDGPVRGVPSVAPLVPSVAPLVPSVAPVAPAVKPLVPSVAPVIPAIAPLVPSVAPAVKPLVPSVAPVAARPAAPPRVAPPAARPAAASGSNDLSDARLKSVYDAYVAAKRNNKEDTSKMSYDSVAASLRKQVPELMKQHKASSVEFKVVIKDGKAVLKAVPK
- a CDS encoding tetratricopeptide repeat protein; translation: MRRSLLLLALVLAPGCSRDGATDHLQRARDSVYEKRPDEALVEYRKALDALRMDDSPQAPVLRARALKGAADVYWLELRKVKEAVSVYKELITQCPESPEAQESRVVLAELLRVHFRDPRGAIDQLTAALARNPPQGAELHYQVAKLYFELQDYSQCVLESRKLVERFATSAFVDDALFLQAQALHMQSVQGSPSTAEVQRFRQEASLAYADLLTRFGDSELAPHAMFEAGKLKAEAGDNEKAIEMWVQALKSHPDPSMVQDAIARARRRLAATTPENIGSRVSAFAKVPARPARTSVEAVGGSAEEAARDHGD